One Paraburkholderia sp. HP33-1 genomic region harbors:
- a CDS encoding ferredoxin — MKVFLDATKCAGYGTCAEICPSRFQLDEFGYASVIGNGEVVEGEQEKVLEAARRCPEKAITTA, encoded by the coding sequence ATGAAAGTTTTCCTCGATGCTACTAAATGCGCGGGCTATGGCACCTGCGCCGAGATCTGTCCGAGCCGTTTCCAGCTCGACGAATTCGGTTACGCGTCCGTGATCGGAAATGGCGAGGTGGTGGAAGGCGAGCAGGAGAAAGTGCTCGAAGCCGCCCGCCGCTGCCCGGAAAAGGCGATCACGACCGCGTGA
- a CDS encoding SDR family oxidoreductase, whose translation MDLQLQGKVALVTAASQGIGRAVGLRLAAEGAIVVMASRSGVCDTQGESFPGKVVPWQADLADAGATGSLVARVVAEFGRLDIAVLNTPGPAIKPFLDTTDADWAAAHEMLVRPMTQLALTASRQMVGQGSGNIVFLTSTWVKQPAEGGALSSSMRSAVSALSKQMALELAPKGVRVNQVQPGATATARMQNIVKMKAQKNGSSEGEEIGQIVKLIPMGRWGEPEEIADTVAFIVSPRAGFITGATLQIDGGATRTTI comes from the coding sequence ATGGATCTTCAACTGCAGGGAAAGGTCGCCCTTGTGACGGCTGCGAGCCAGGGCATCGGTCGCGCGGTCGGTCTGCGGCTCGCGGCCGAGGGCGCGATCGTCGTGATGGCATCGCGCAGCGGGGTCTGCGACACCCAGGGCGAATCGTTTCCGGGCAAGGTCGTGCCGTGGCAGGCTGATCTCGCCGATGCCGGCGCGACCGGCTCGTTGGTGGCGCGTGTAGTGGCCGAATTCGGCCGTCTCGACATCGCCGTCCTGAACACCCCGGGGCCCGCAATCAAGCCGTTCCTTGATACAACCGATGCCGACTGGGCCGCGGCCCATGAGATGCTCGTTCGCCCGATGACTCAGCTCGCACTCACCGCGAGCCGGCAGATGGTCGGCCAAGGTAGCGGCAACATCGTGTTCCTGACCTCTACCTGGGTCAAGCAGCCGGCCGAAGGTGGTGCGTTGTCGTCGTCGATGCGCTCGGCGGTCTCGGCGCTGTCCAAACAGATGGCACTCGAACTCGCGCCGAAGGGGGTACGCGTCAACCAGGTTCAACCCGGCGCGACCGCCACCGCCCGGATGCAGAACATCGTGAAGATGAAGGCGCAGAAGAACGGCAGCAGTGAAGGGGAAGAGATCGGCCAGATCGTCAAGCTGATTCCGATGGGTCGTTGGGGCGAGCCGGAAGAGATCGCAGATACCGTTGCCTTTATCGTTTCGCCGCGCGCGGGTTTCATCACCGGGGCGACGCTGCAAATCGACGGTGGTGCGACGCGCACGACCATTTGA